The window cttttatttttctttattagTTGTTTTTTGGGGTATTCCTTGGATGCTGAGTATGAATGTATACACACAAATACTATAAAATATGTATGAAAATTGCATTATTACATGATTATTCTTTGCATACTACAAaaaagtgcaattttagtgccaagtTGTGTGTAAGTTTTTTATATAGCATTTTCTTTTTTCTTAGAGGGTAATGCCAATGTCACTAATTCATTGTTCCTTATAAAATTTTATTATCTTGATTCTATTATTATTTCATTTCTTCTGTAAGGTACTACAGATGCCACTAAATCATTCCTTCTTACAAAActtgttttttgaaaaaaaaatcccacTGTATATGTTTATTCTTACATATTTTTAAAAAGTGTAACTTTTGTGTGAAAAATTTCTCATTGTTTTCTTTAGAACTATGACTATTTGTGTTCTTTCTTCATAaaaggtaataccaatgccactaattcagtaTTCCTGAAAAACCTCACTATTTTGATTTTGTGAGTTTctactttattttctttcttcttaaatggTAATAACAAAGCCACGAATTCATTCCTTCTTAGAAAACctcattatttttattttgttttagtttttgttCCATTTTCTTTCTTCCTTAATTGTACCCGACTGGTTGCTCTGTTTTTTCAATAACTATTCACATGCTATTTTTTTAATCGGTTGTTTATGTTGTATCTAGTGGGGAAAAAAACTAAAGTTGCCATTATTATCAAAAGAGCAATGTTCTTAATTTTTCCATGTGCAAAATGAGAATCTTGTTAGGTCCATGGCAACTAAAAGCATGTGTGTCCATGATAGCAACTTTCCTTGTGTCTTTTGCCATATCTATCCAAAGAGTTTTGCCATTGCAGTTACAAAATAGTTGGAAATATGGAAAATTTGATCTTTATTTTTTTCCCATGGCATAAACTTTTCCATGTTTGCCATTATGTTTGGAGATCACTCTTTTTTACTACTATATCATGGCAAAATTTAATTTTGGCCATGGCAAATTTACTCTTTTTAACCATCGCAATGTTATTTTATatgagcatggcattttatttgTATGATACGTGGAAAATTCATACTTAATGCCATGGCAAATCATAGTTTGGACATGGCAAAAAAAATTGCTGACCACGACACTTTTTTAATGTTTAGCCATGTAAATTCATACTTCATAATATGTAAAATATATAAATGTATTTTTCAACCATGGAAAATTATTGTATTCACCACGGAAAATTAACTCTTTTTTTAGCTACCAGGTCAGTCGCTATGTTTTCTCAATCACTATTCAGACACTATTTTTTCAATAGGTTTTTATGTTGTCTCTAGTGAACAAAAACCCTAAAGTTGCCGTCTTTTCAAAAGAACAATGTTCTTAATTTTGCCATGTGCAAAATGAAAATCTTTTTAGGCCCATGGAAAGTAAAAGCACGTGTTACCATTATAGCAACTTTCGTTGTGTCTTTTGCCATATTTATCCAAAGAGTTTTGCCATTGCAGTTACAAAATAGTTTGAGAATATGGAAAATTTGATCTTTATTTTTTCCCATGGCCATTGCAATAGGTATAATCATTTGAAATTTCTTTGCCATGGCAATTATAAATACGATATCAGTACAACTCAAGATGCATTCACCATTTCAAAAAAATCATGTGTTAGATAAAACAACTTTGCCATACTTTATTTTTCATATATCGCCATGATAGTAACTTTCCTAGTGTCTTCGCCATACCTATATCGGAGAATGTTGCCATGGCTGAGTAAGATGTTTTTTCCATGAcatctttgattttttttccatgGCAACTAAAAAGACGACGTCATTGCAACTTAAGATGCATTTTCTTGTGTGTAGATAAACAAATTTTCCATACTTTATTTAAAATGTACCATGATATAAACTTTTCCACATTTGCCATTATTTTTGGAGATCATTCTTTATTTAGTACTATATCATGGAAATTTTTAATTATGTAACATGGCAAATTTTATTTGTATCCATGGCAAATTTACTATTTTTTAACCATGGAAAATTTATTTTATATGAGTATGGCATTTTTATTTGTTTGAACCATGGCAAATTCATACTTTATACCATCGCAAAGCATTGGTTGGGCATGAAAAATTTATTTTCCTGAccatggcattttttttgtttagcCATGGCAAATTCATACTTCATAATATGGTAAATTTGTATATTTTTCAACCATGTAAATTTACTCTTTTCTGTTTTAGCTACCAGACTGGTTTCTACGGGGTTTTTCAATAACTATTCATGCACTATTTTCTCAATCAGTTGTTTATGTTGTTTCTAGTGAACAAAAATCCTAAAGTTTATGTCGTTTTCAAAAGAACAATGCTCTTAATTTTGCCATGTGCAAAATGAAAATATTTTTACGTCCATGGCAACTAAAAGCATGTGTTGCCATGATGGCAACTTTCATTTTGTCTTTTGCCATATCCATCCAAAGAGTTTTGTCATTGCAATTACAAATTTGTTTGAGAACATGGAAAATTTGACCTTTGATTTTTGTTTGCCACGGAAAAAagtatagacatttgatattgtctTGTCATGCCAACTATAAATACTATATCACTGCAACTTAAGATGCATCCCCATTTAAAAAAATCCATGTGTCTAGAAAAATAATTTTGCCATACTTTTTTCATACATTGCCATGATGGAAACTTTCATAGTATCTTCTCCATACCTATATCGGGAGAATGTTTCCATGGTTACTGAAGATGTTTTTTGCCATCACATTATTTGAATTTTTCATTTTGCCATGACAACTACAAATACGATGTCATTGCAACTTATGATGCATTTTCTTGTCTCTAGAGAAACAAATTTTCCATACTTTGTTTAAAATATACCATGACATAAACTTTTCCAAGTATGACATATTTTTAGATATCATTATTTTTTAGTACTGTATCATGACAAATATTAATTGCGTAACATGGCAAACTTTATGTTTGGTCATGGTAAATTTACTCTTTTTTAACCATGGCAAAGTTATTTTATCTGAGCATGGCATTTTTATTTGTTTGAACCGTGGCAATTCATACTTCATGCCATGGAATTGATTGTTTGGACATAGAAAAATTACTTTTTAACCATGGGAATTTTATTTTCCTGACACATTTTTGGGTTTAGCCATGGCAAATTCATACGTCAAAATGtggcaaatatatatatatattaaccaTGGCAACTTTATTGTATTCACCATGGAAAAAAAATTGAACCATGGCTACTTTTGTATTATTAGACCACGGTAAAATTATATTTTTGACCATGGCCATTTTATTAATTTAAAAATGGTAACTTTTTTGTTTAGACCATGGGAAAAGTTATTACTTTGACCATGGCAACTTATTGTTTTACACCTTCATGTGTACACCACCATGGAAACTTGTATCGCACACACCATCATAAATTATTTTTTTAATCTTTTTGAAACACGGCTAATTTGTTGAATAGAGCATTGTAAAAAAATTGTATACCATCGCAATTTTGATCATATGGAAAAATCCATTAGAATCTTTCACATTTTTGTTTtcaaatttctgtttttttttcatctttcttttatATGAAACAATGGCAATCTTAAGTTAAAATATAATTTGCTTGTACCGACATGGCTTAATACATATTTGTTAAGCTTTTAAGTtttgatccatcttgaacattgATGGTAGCTTTACTTGTTACATATGCGTTTTACATAATAGGCGATTCCATTTTATATATGATGGCAAATCAATCTTTTTGGTTCTGTTCACAAGGGTGTAATGTTTGCTCCCTTCGGGTTTTGAGCTTTTTTGTAGTGCAACAGTAGCAAACGGGCTTTGCTGGCATTTTTTTGTTTCAGCCTGGCTGGATCGTGACCGATGGACTAGCAGTATTAGCGCTCAGCCTATTCGTTCGTTCATAACTCATTCCCGGATCGAATGTTTTGTTTCAGAACAATCGCCCCCAAGGAACAATTTATTTGATCTGGGAGCTACCTAGATCGAACGTTACCGAGATGTCCTAGTCCAAAAAATATGGTGTGTATTTTGCGTACTGTTGGGAAAAAAATGAAGCATTGCGAAGGAGCCTGAGGATGGAGACATGATttgatatgtactccctccgtccagaaatacttgtcggagaaatggatttaTGGGGGAGTACCATATTATTGAGTAAAGTGCATCCTAGGTCCTTGAACTATCTCAGAGGTGTCACGTAGGTCCTCGAATTATGAAAAGTGCCATCTAGGTCATCATTGGTCCTTTGAAGTACAATAAGTGTGTGCTTACGTCACACCTAAGTTGTTCGAGGACCTATGTGGCTATGTGACATTTCTAAAATAGTTTGAGAATTTGCATGTCACACATATTGCACTTTGAGGACATATGATGATTTTCATAGTTCGAGAACCTAGCGTGACACCTCTGAAATAGTTCAAGGGCCTATGATGCTCTTTACTCCAGGAAAGGTTATATAGTATTTTCCAATAGATAGTTTGATTGTGACACCTTTGAGAGAATAGTGCGTGCAGAAGATGGACACAAACTCATCCCGCTTAGTATAGATCAACAAAGTACGAAGCTGGTTGAAGCTAAATCTTTCACCATAGCTCTCATATTGGACCAGCACAACAAGATGTAACAATACACTAGCCGAATATACAATCACATAACAGAGTCGACACCGGAAACGTATGGTACACAACATGCATGCCCTGAAATTGCGTGACCTTGTGGATGTACTTAAATATCCAGGCGAAAAGCACACAAGGAATTAAATTGTTTGATGTCTCCACGTTACTCTTGATGTCCTCTAGATGTATCCGTCAGAGCATCTACAATAGAAGAGACAACTCCAACAGAAGATGTATATTGGATATATAAAAGAACAACTCTAATAGAAGATGCAAACGGAAATGTAAAACTATACTTCAACTGGTACTTCATTTGAAACATACAAATTCAAATATAGCAAATTCAACTACTACTTCATTTCAACATAGTTCTCATTAAAACATAAATTAAATGATTACTACATTCATCAAGTTATTACTACAACTAGTTCGAACTACTACTTGAACTACACTGAAGATAAAACTACACCTCATCACCGGAGCTCTTGAACTGCTCCCAGAACTCATCCTTGTCTGGGTCATCGcacccctcgtcctcctcctccgagtCACCCAGTCACCCCCTATCTGGGTCTTCTTTCTCTAGCCTTCTTCTTCCCTTGTACTAAAAAAACCAATAAAATGAAGTTTGTAgggattagtggcattggtattaccctttaagaagaaagaaagtaaaaaaaaatctaaaaaacaaTGACAAAATTTGCAAAAATTAACACAAAAATTGTGCTATTTATAATATGCAAAAATAAGCATATAATAACGGAATTTTCACAAAAGAAGTTTCCTAAGAAGGAATGGATTACTGACATTTATATTACCCTTAAAGAACAACAGAAATGAATAAAAGCAAAATAATCAAAATAATAAGTTTTGTAAGGAAGAATGATTTAGAGGCACTGGTATCACCCTtaaaaagaaataaaatgaaataaaatataTAACAAAATTAAAATAGTGATGTTTTCTAAGAAAGaataaattagtggcattggtattacactTTGAGAAGAAAGGAAATGAAAACACAATTTAAAAACTAAAAATTTGCGCACTTTTTTAGAATATGCAAGAATAGGCATAAAATAGTGGAATTTCACAAAAAAGGAAGTTTCCTAAAAAGGAATGGATTGGTGTCATTGGTATTACCACTAAGAAAGaacgaaaatgaaataaaaattaaaaataatCAAAATTATGAAGTTCTCTAAGAAAAAATGAATTAATGGCTTTGATATTAGCCTTTtagaagaaacaaaataaaataaaaataaaaaaattgaacgtaatgaagttttctaagaaagaatgaattagtggcattggtattaccattaagaaagaatggaaataaaataaaaactaaaaataaTCAAAATTACGAGGTTCTCTAAGAAAAAATGAATTAGTGGCTTTGGTATTAGCATTTaataagaaagaaaataaaataaaaactaaaacaaaatgaACGGAATAAATTTTCcaaggaagaatgaattagtggcattggtttaccctttaagaagaaagaaactaGAAATACtaaatcaaacaattacaatttgcGCATATATACACAAAAAAGCGGTTGTTAAAAATATGCATGAATAAGCATATGATAGCGGAATTTACGCATAATAACTtctaagaaggaatgaattagtgcGATTGGTATTACACTTAAATAACAAATAAGTTACTAAAGCAAAATCAAAATAACAAAGTTttgtaaggaaatataaattaaTGGCATTGGTATTGCCCTTTAAAACGAATAAAagtgaaaagaaataaaaaataacgaGATTTTATAAGGAAGAATGAATTGGTGGCATTGATATTGGGAAATACTGAGGATCAACCGGCTGATTTCTGGGAAGAAGTACGCCACCTGCAGCAGTTGACACGTGTCCTATGGCCCCCACAACACGTTGCCATGATTCCAGAAAAATTTCACGCACTTATCCCCACCCGTCTTCTCCTTTCCTCGTTGTCCCCATGCTAGTCCAGCCGCTACCGCGGCGACGCGCCACCGCCACCACACGCTGCTGCATCTCCTTCCACCTTGCCCTACCATACCCAATCTCTCCTTTGCCCTCCTCGATGCAGCCCGCCCGGTTCACTCCGCCATTGGCGATGGCATGGCCCCGTACAACCGCCGGAGCTCCAATACCCGTCGGCCACCCGGCGGCGACAACGCATCCCTACCGATGGGGAGCACCATCAACCTCGCCGCACCGCGTCGTACGGCCACGTCCATCATTGTTGCAGATCGACGGCAGCGAACGGCGACAGTGCAAGTGGGCGGCTGCATTTTTGCAACATGGGTTTTGTTGTAGAAAATTACACGCGACGAGATGTTGTGATTTTTTCAACGGAAGTTCTTGCTACAGAAAATTATAGAAGAAGAGGTTTTCTTGCAGCAAGGATTTTGTTGCaggaaataagagagaagaaagtcTCGCAACGAAGGTGTTGTTGCAGAAATACAAGGTTTCGAAACAAGAGATTTGTTGCAGAAAAAATAAAGAAGAGGAGCGTAGAAGGTCTCACAATAAGAGTCTTGCTGCAAAAATACAAGGTTTTGCAACAAGAGACTTGTTGCAGAgataataaagaaaaaaaataaacagTATGAACATCTCGTATCATCGAATCGGACAGCTTGCGTAGCGCGCCCCATTGATATTACCCTTCAAGAAGAAAGAAAATTCCCTTCTCAAAAAAAAGCAAATTTCATCATaaagaaagaaaatcaaacaaCTAATTCAATTAAATTACACAACTTGTCATTGTACACGTCACGCGCCTTATCGTCCACCGCGCGTCGGTCCATCCCCGCTCCCACCGTCTACCTGACACGCACAGGGCACCGACTCCCGCCGTATCCGCCCGCGCGCGGGAAGCCTGAAAGCGAGGGAGAGTATATGTCCCGTGCAAAAGACACCGACGGCAGCCCGACGACGCGTGAACCACCGCCTCCGCTACTCCCGCGAGCATGAGTACACGCTTGCCCATGCCCAGCAAGGAAAGGCGCAATCGCTCCCACGGTTATACCTCGTCTGCCCGATTGGCGCAGGCGGAGCGCTCAACCCTACCCTAGTGGCGAACCGCAATGGATGGCCGGTCGTCGTCACGGGGACGCGTCGCCACTCGGCGCTCGCGCATCCACACAACGTTTGCACCCTGCCCAGAGCTGAGCATCGGACAAGAGCGCTATAAAAGCCACTTCCCGTGCCGTGCTAGCTTGCCTGGCCGCCGCGCGCACCGCACCGACCGCACTAACCATACTCGTCTCGCTCTCCATTGGCCTCCTCGTCCTCGTCTCCCCCGGGAAGCAGAGCACCGTCGACCATGGCGGGCCGGGCTGCCATGTCCGCCGCCGTGGCCCTGGCGCTGGCGCTGCTGGCGGCCGCGGACTCGTGGCTGTACGAGGAGTTCGCCACGGAGGGCAACGTGCGCGCGGGCTACGACGCGCGGGGGCAGCAGGTGGCGTCGCTCCTCCTCTACCGCCAGTCCGGCGCCGCCTTCCGCTCCAGGCGCAGCTACCTCTACGGCCAGTTCAGCGTCCAGATCAAGCTCATCCCCGGCAACTCCGCCGGCACCGTCGCCTCCTTCTACGTACGTAGTATTCGTTTCATTTCGAATCGAGCACAGAACAGAATATATATCTGTAGTTGACATTCGACTGACGGCGCCGGCGTTGCTACGGGATCGATTTGGTGCAGCTCTCGTCGGGCGACGGCCCCGGGCATGACGAGATCGACATGGAGTTCATGGGCAACAGCACCGGTCAACCCGTGGTGCTCAACACCAACGTGTGGGCCAACGGCGATGGCAAGAAGGAGCAGCAGTTCTACCTCTGGTTCGACCCGGCCGCCGACTACCACACCTACACCATCATCTGGAACGACCGAAACATCATCTTCAAGGTGGACGACCTCTTCCTCCGCTCCTTCAAGCGCTACGCCGACCTGCCCTACCCGGGCGGGCAGCCCATGTCGGTGCACGCCACGCTCTGGGACGGCAGCTACTGGGCGACGGAGCAGGGCAAGGTGAAGGTGGACTGGTCCGCCGCGCCCTTCGTCGTCTCCTACCGCGGCTACTCCGCGGACGCCTGCGTGCCCGCCGGCGACGGCCGCCCGCTCTCCTGCCCCGCCGGCACCGACCGCTGGATGAAGCGCCAGCCCAGCGCCGCCGAGCAGGGCACCGTCGCCTGGGCCAGGAGGAACTACATGCACTACGACTACTGCCAGGACGGCTGGCGGTTCCCGCAGGGATTCCCCGCCGAATGCTCCCGCAACTGATGACCGactgattcgtcgccgtcgtccactgaTGATTCCCGGACGTACCGATTGTTCTAGTTTACCTGTGGTTTCTTGGCTCACCACTGATGATCTGCCATTTTGCCTCCCATTCCCATGTACTGCTGTTCTTGATCTCCTACCGGCAGTCCGGCACCTGCACATGGTGTCAGTCTCGACCAGGTACAAACGAAGCATAAACTATACCGTGAGATAGAAAAATCACATACGACCTGGATCGTAGGCAGCCAATGTGGAGGCCCTGTTCTGTATGCGACAGCTGGCAAAACCGAATCTCAAAGGAGCGTCCTTTCCATTGTTTCCCTTTGCCAAATATCTCGAAATAGCCTTTGGCCCCGCTATATTAATATAGCAACCCCCGATACACCATAGAGTCCAACACGGGGCAAAAACCACAATCatacccaaagaaaaaaaaggcaagAGAAAAAAATGCCAAAAGCACCGAATCAACGAAAGTTGTAGTATCCCGCAACAGATGCGCCCTCCAAGAATTCCACCACACTCTTATGCCCCCGAATTGCCGTGTatcaagcaacaccttcaagaagaacTGCGACGACgatgacgctgctgcccggacgaatCCTAGGATTTCTCCCGGTACACGGATGGAATCGGTGGAGGAGGACTCCCGACGCCCTTCAAGAATGATGGTAGCGCCCACAGGCGTCACCGCGCCAGTGCCGGGCAGACCCTACAGGGGTTTCTCCTGACCCCTCACACCCACAACCCAGGACCAATCGTGGACTCCACCTTGCCTTCCACTCGCCAACATGTGCCACCACAGTCACGAAGATACTAGTGCCCTCTCACGACAGCAGACGCTGCAAGGCCGGCCAGACCAAAACGAAGCCACCGTAGATAGGGGTCGGCAGTACCGCAGCCACgtgggaggggacaacctccaccgGCTCACGCGGTAGCAGACAGGACGCAAAGAGCAGGAGCACACTAGGCCAACTGCTTTGCCTGGTCCAGATCAGGCCCGCTACGCTCCCGCCGCCGCGCTGCAGCacagtagccgccgccccacgtcgCCTGTAGCTCGCCGGCTCCAGCCGGAGGCGACCTGCAGGAGTCCAGGTCGGCTCGCCATGACCCAGGTCAGGCCCAGAGGGCCCGGTTCTGGGCTTTCGGGGCGCCGATGGTCAACCCCCGCCACAGCTGCCAAGGGGCCGTGCCGCCGCCACGCCCACCGTACAACCTACACCGGAGCACCACCAGCCAAACCACACCGCCTCCGGAGACGCTTGCCCGAGCTAGGATCTGCGCCGGGAAGAAGAAGGGGGCCGCCACCGCGGGCCAAAATGACGCCGCGCGGGCAAGCGCCCGGCCGCGCCAGCCGGTGACaacggcgggggagggggaggggcaggTGGAACGGGGCTTAGGCGGCGAGGGAAGGAGAGGCCACCCCGGTAGCCCCGCTCGAGGAGGCGGCCGGGGGGGGGGTAGTTCAGGTGATTCTCAATTACTGTAACCCCAAACTCATAGCCGCCGGTGTGATCCGCCCGGTTGCTCGCCACATCGCCGGCGTGCTCACGTGGCTGGCAACAGTGACGTACGTCGACTGCCAAGTTCACGTCCCCGCCCTATCTTGTCGCCACATCCTTGACGCCGATGGCAACTACCTTGCTCGTGATGCTCCATCCCCGTCAGAAACAGTCACGTTCCCGGCGACCCAGCATTTAGAGatcactagcaaaagagcccgtgtgttgcaatgggagagaaaacataacacacactcttaacccaacaaccatcacccaagaccacaataggtccacctcctttatttttgagaggcatcatatttgtgttgccgcttatcctccttctcaccctcgccggcaatgacctcggtgttcacacaaaacaaaaaaatgtgtttgaatatgtttaatcctaaggcgtctctctctctccctctctcctcccctctccctccctccctctctctctctctctctctctctcgctttctctcactctcgcgatgagaaatctgttgttttcccctgcgatatttttcagaggtatgcatgcatagttatcgatgttttctttttcctatattgttatagtggcgtgtttatttgcaatccgggtcgCCGCCGTTACGAAAGGAAAATAGATcttacgctataaattataagtttgctcccaacgatattttagaaatatttaacaggtaaaattaacatcaaatTTAGATTTCACATATTttttaataaaatttcatatataataagttaaaatcgaagttacggtttaaaagataccgaTAATttataaaatcatttatttgacttaaatatattccaaaataatatttaaaaatacttaacaggtgaaaataatctcatattcatattctacatatttttctaatcaaatttcatatataacatgttcaaatcggagttatggtttaaaagatatggatgattttaaaaaacattgtttgacttaaatatgatccgcggatgaattacctaaaacatcatggggggtttcgaaaaatgtaaaataacggttcgggtgtgacttaaatccggactgcgggttgatttcaacaAAACACATGGATttttgtgtaaaatatgaaaaaacattcgttttaacttaaaacaagactgcgggttgaattctctgaaatagaggaacttttctgaaaaatgccatgacgg is drawn from Triticum dicoccoides isolate Atlit2015 ecotype Zavitan chromosome 4A, WEW_v2.0, whole genome shotgun sequence and contains these coding sequences:
- the LOC119287710 gene encoding xyloglucan endotransglycosylase/hydrolase protein 8-like, with product MAGRAAMSAAVALALALLAAADSWLYEEFATEGNVRAGYDARGQQVASLLLYRQSGAAFRSRRSYLYGQFSVQIKLIPGNSAGTVASFYLSSGDGPGHDEIDMEFMGNSTGQPVVLNTNVWANGDGKKEQQFYLWFDPAADYHTYTIIWNDRNIIFKVDDLFLRSFKRYADLPYPGGQPMSVHATLWDGSYWATEQGKVKVDWSAAPFVVSYRGYSADACVPAGDGRPLSCPAGTDRWMKRQPSAAEQGTVAWARRNYMHYDYCQDGWRFPQGFPAECSRN